The following proteins come from a genomic window of Haloplasma contractile SSD-17B:
- a CDS encoding ornithine aminomutase subunit alpha produces MTRQDDFEKRRVHLKNLSDEELKQRFWQLSEQVVEPLLKLAKNYTSPAIERSVLLRMGFSSLEAKAIVEKVIDHGLIGKGAGHVVYRAASLKKTPIREAGLKLIEGDHWDDVLYSFGVSK; encoded by the coding sequence ATGACACGTCAAGATGACTTTGAAAAAAGAAGAGTACATCTAAAAAACTTATCAGATGAAGAACTAAAACAACGTTTCTGGCAATTATCAGAGCAGGTTGTTGAACCCTTACTTAAACTTGCAAAGAACTACACGAGTCCTGCAATCGAACGTTCGGTTTTACTTCGTATGGGATTCTCAAGTTTAGAAGCAAAGGCAATTGTAGAAAAAGTAATTGATCATGGATTAATAGGAAAAGGCGCAGGCCACGTTGTCTATAGAGCAGCTTCGTTAAAGAAGACACCGATAAGAGAAGCAGGGCTTAAGTTAATTGAGGGCGATCACTGGGATGATGTCCTTTATAGTTTTGGGGTGAGCAAATAA
- the ortB gene encoding 2-amino-4-oxopentanoate thiolase subunit OrtB, translated as MAKDLSYEGLMARRNEIMKKSVGIDYSKYENEGIGFNYEKMMEDAGYSFEKIKEVQSENGVGNTPLKELRNITKFVRKLAPVGKGARIFIKDESLNDSGSYKARRASMSCYHAKELGYKGVIAATSGNYGAAVASQAAKYGLKCIIVQECYDSEGKGQPEIIEKARKCEALGAEVVQLTVGPELFYTFLKLLEETGYFNASLYTPFGIAGVETLGYELVEQCKKQIGKEPDMVVVTNAGGGNLTGTARGIKRITDKDIEIVASSVNLKGLHMASDKQFNRKSFTTGHTGFGIPFSTYPDRSDVPRSAGRPLRYMDRYVTVNQGEVFFMTEALTKLEGIERGPAGNTSLAAAVTLAQELDENQIIVVQETEYTGAGKHHQAQLSFAKKNGIDVRFGNPEEEIPGQSIILPEHPRLIKAKDLSLAKVKQSCIKNHIKNNQVTEVTEQDIKFLMEETRESKEFVENTLDVLSVKYKK; from the coding sequence ATGGCTAAGGATTTATCATACGAGGGATTAATGGCTAGGCGAAATGAAATCATGAAAAAGTCTGTAGGCATTGATTATAGTAAGTATGAAAATGAAGGAATTGGTTTTAATTATGAAAAAATGATGGAAGATGCAGGCTATTCATTTGAGAAGATAAAAGAAGTTCAGTCAGAGAATGGAGTAGGAAATACACCATTAAAAGAACTTCGTAATATAACAAAATTTGTCCGTAAACTAGCGCCAGTTGGAAAGGGTGCAAGAATCTTTATAAAAGATGAATCGTTAAATGATTCGGGTAGCTATAAAGCTAGAAGAGCTTCAATGTCATGTTACCATGCTAAAGAACTTGGTTACAAAGGTGTAATCGCGGCAACAAGCGGTAACTATGGTGCTGCAGTTGCGTCTCAGGCGGCAAAGTACGGATTAAAATGTATAATTGTTCAAGAGTGTTACGATTCAGAAGGAAAAGGACAACCTGAAATCATTGAAAAAGCTAGAAAGTGTGAAGCGTTAGGAGCTGAGGTTGTTCAGTTAACGGTCGGACCGGAACTGTTTTATACATTTTTAAAATTACTTGAGGAAACGGGATATTTTAATGCATCTCTCTACACACCGTTTGGAATTGCAGGTGTCGAAACGCTAGGGTATGAATTAGTAGAACAATGTAAAAAACAGATTGGTAAAGAACCTGATATGGTTGTGGTAACAAATGCCGGTGGAGGAAATTTAACTGGAACAGCAAGAGGGATTAAACGGATCACTGATAAAGATATAGAAATCGTTGCATCAAGTGTTAATCTAAAGGGACTGCATATGGCCAGTGACAAACAATTTAACCGAAAGTCATTTACTACAGGACATACCGGCTTTGGCATTCCATTCTCTACCTATCCTGATCGTTCAGATGTCCCTAGGTCCGCAGGAAGACCACTTCGATACATGGATCGTTATGTTACGGTAAATCAAGGTGAGGTATTTTTTATGACGGAGGCTCTCACTAAATTAGAAGGTATTGAACGAGGGCCAGCAGGAAACACATCACTAGCTGCAGCTGTTACGCTTGCACAGGAATTAGATGAAAACCAGATTATTGTTGTTCAGGAAACAGAATATACAGGAGCAGGTAAGCATCATCAAGCTCAACTTTCGTTTGCTAAAAAGAATGGAATTGATGTAAGATTCGGAAATCCTGAAGAGGAAATACCAGGGCAATCGATTATTTTACCGGAACATCCACGTCTTATTAAAGCTAAAGATTTGAGTTTAGCTAAGGTCAAACAATCGTGCATTAAAAATCATATTAAAAACAATCAAGTAACCGAAGTGACGGAACAGGATATTAAATTTTTAATGGAAGAAACAAGGGAAAGCAAAGAGTTTGTAGAAAATACACTCGATGTATTATCGGTTAAATATAAAAAATAA
- the ortA gene encoding 2-amino-4-oxopentanoate thiolase subunit OrtA encodes MMVKKGSWVQIHKIVLDKGERAPSVPEDTLEVPLEMWVKGFLEEDSEIGEQVKIKTLVGRIEDGILIKASPTFKHNYGDFVPEILEIGQIINSFLSGDDTNG; translated from the coding sequence ATGATGGTAAAAAAAGGTTCGTGGGTGCAAATCCATAAAATCGTCCTAGATAAGGGAGAGCGTGCTCCTTCTGTACCAGAGGATACATTAGAAGTTCCACTTGAAATGTGGGTAAAAGGCTTCTTAGAAGAGGATTCAGAAATAGGTGAACAGGTTAAAATTAAAACTCTTGTTGGCCGTATTGAAGACGGAATCTTAATTAAAGCATCTCCTACTTTCAAACATAACTATGGTGATTTTGTGCCAGAAATCCTAGAGATTGGTCAAATTATTAATAGTTTTCTATCAGGAGATGATACAAATGGCTAA
- the ord gene encoding 2,4-diaminopentanoate dehydrogenase, which translates to MIKSYKKITYGVVNVQKENVKVAIWGFGAMGSGMAKMILKKKGFQITGVCDLNPNYIGRNMFDILGLEQGDHPDVIISSDIDKAIPEKSCDLALLATDSFTKKAFPKIKVLLEKKVNVISTAEEMAYPKANEPGLTEDMHKIAKENGVTVIGTGINPGMMMDLLVVCLSGVMETVDHVAVKRVNSLSPFGPAVMEEQGVGITKEEFDQGVKDGTLAGHVGFSESINMIADALKWKVDKFEQQMKPIITDVDRKSPYGFAKAGNVAGVNMTAQGYVDGELKINMDHPQQIEPEQVGSDTGDYITLKGTPNVNMAINPEIDGGIGTIAMCVNMIPHVINANSGLKTMIDLPVPRAIMGDVRDMID; encoded by the coding sequence ATGATAAAAAGTTATAAAAAAATAACGTATGGAGTGGTTAATGTGCAAAAAGAAAACGTGAAAGTAGCAATATGGGGATTTGGTGCCATGGGAAGTGGTATGGCAAAAATGATTTTAAAGAAAAAGGGATTCCAGATTACAGGTGTTTGTGATTTGAACCCTAACTATATTGGGAGAAATATGTTTGATATTTTAGGATTGGAGCAAGGTGACCACCCTGATGTGATCATTAGTAGTGATATTGATAAAGCAATTCCTGAAAAATCTTGCGATCTTGCCTTACTCGCAACGGATTCATTTACTAAAAAAGCATTTCCTAAAATCAAAGTATTGCTAGAAAAAAAGGTTAATGTCATTTCAACTGCAGAAGAGATGGCATATCCAAAGGCAAATGAACCTGGATTAACTGAAGATATGCATAAAATTGCTAAAGAAAATGGTGTTACTGTAATTGGTACTGGGATTAATCCCGGTATGATGATGGATTTATTAGTTGTATGTTTAAGTGGTGTCATGGAAACAGTCGACCATGTAGCCGTAAAACGTGTCAATAGTTTATCACCATTTGGACCTGCGGTTATGGAAGAGCAAGGTGTTGGCATTACTAAGGAAGAGTTCGATCAAGGTGTAAAAGACGGTACACTAGCAGGTCATGTTGGTTTTTCTGAATCAATTAATATGATAGCAGACGCGTTAAAGTGGAAAGTTGATAAATTTGAACAACAAATGAAACCAATCATAACGGATGTAGACCGCAAATCACCTTATGGATTTGCTAAAGCTGGTAATGTAGCAGGGGTTAATATGACGGCTCAAGGTTATGTGGATGGAGAACTTAAAATAAACATGGACCATCCGCAGCAAATTGAACCGGAACAAGTTGGATCGGATACAGGAGATTACATAACTCTAAAAGGTACGCCAAATGTAAACATGGCTATTAACCCTGAAATTGATGGAGGAATTGGTACAATTGCGATGTGTGTCAATATGATTCCACATGTAATAAATGCAAATTCTGGCCTTAAGACGATGATTGACTTACCAGTACCAAGAGCAATTATGGGCGACGTTCGTGATATGATTGATTAA
- the arcC gene encoding carbamate kinase, translated as MSRIVVALGGNALGKTPVEQLKLVQNTAKSLVDLIAKGNEVIIAHGNGPQVGMINLAMQTAATSEANTPEMPFPECGAMSQGYIGFHLQNAIGEELKNQQIDKHVATVVTQVVVDRDDEAFQNPTKPIGSFYSEEEAKTLVKEKGYSVKEDSGRGFRRVVPSPKPIDVVEKDIVQTLIEAGHVPITVGGGGIPVIKDGNKLIGVPAVIDKDFASSKIAELIEADYLFILTAVDHVSIHFNTPEQIDLERISVNQIEAHIKEGHFAEGSMLPKVEAAIKFAKSKAGRVAVIASLEKAKDALEGNSGTTITL; from the coding sequence ATGAGTCGAATAGTAGTAGCATTAGGTGGAAATGCATTAGGTAAGACACCTGTAGAACAATTAAAACTAGTACAAAATACAGCAAAATCACTTGTTGATTTGATAGCTAAAGGAAACGAAGTGATAATAGCCCATGGAAATGGTCCTCAAGTGGGAATGATTAACTTAGCGATGCAAACTGCAGCAACGAGTGAAGCAAATACGCCAGAAATGCCATTTCCAGAATGTGGTGCCATGAGTCAGGGATACATTGGTTTTCATCTTCAAAACGCAATTGGTGAAGAGTTGAAAAATCAACAGATTGATAAACATGTTGCTACTGTAGTCACGCAGGTTGTTGTTGATCGAGATGATGAGGCTTTTCAAAATCCAACGAAACCAATCGGATCGTTTTATTCGGAAGAAGAGGCAAAGACATTAGTTAAAGAAAAAGGGTATTCAGTAAAAGAGGATTCTGGTAGAGGATTTAGACGTGTTGTTCCAAGTCCTAAACCAATCGATGTTGTAGAGAAAGATATCGTTCAAACATTAATAGAAGCAGGACATGTTCCAATCACAGTTGGTGGTGGGGGAATTCCTGTAATAAAAGATGGTAATAAACTGATAGGTGTGCCTGCAGTAATTGATAAAGATTTTGCAAGTTCAAAAATTGCTGAATTAATTGAAGCAGATTATTTATTTATTCTAACAGCAGTAGATCATGTATCGATTCACTTCAATACCCCAGAACAGATTGACTTAGAACGGATTTCAGTAAATCAGATAGAAGCGCATATAAAAGAAGGACATTTTGCAGAGGGAAGTATGTTACCAAAGGTTGAAGCTGCAATTAAGTTCGCTAAATCAAAAGCAGGACGCGTAGCAGTGATTGCATCATTAGAAAAAGCAAAAGATGCGTTAGAAGGGAACAGTGGAACGACAATAACATTATAA